From the Candidatus Nealsonbacteria bacterium genome, one window contains:
- a CDS encoding RNA-binding protein: MTKKLYVGGLSYDTTEKTLKEFFAQAGAVESATIIIDKMSGRSKGFGFVEMSNEDEARKAVETLNGKELDGRTIIVNEARPQESRPSPGGFSRGGRGGFGDRKRNW; encoded by the coding sequence ATGACTAAAAAATTATATGTTGGGGGTTTGTCTTATGACACCACTGAAAAAACCCTTAAAGAATTTTTCGCCCAAGCAGGAGCCGTAGAATCGGCAACAATTATTATTGATAAAATGAGCGGACGTTCAAAAGGATTTGGTTTTGTGGAAATGTCTAACGAAGATGAGGCGCGAAAAGCGGTTGAAACGTTGAACGGTAAAGAATTGGACGGTAGAACTATTATTGTCAACGAGGCGCGACCCCAAGAATCCAGACCCAGCCCTGGCGGATTCAGTCGCGGTGGCCGTGGCGGTTTCGGCGATAGAAAAAGAAACTGGTAG